In Amaranthus tricolor cultivar Red isolate AtriRed21 chromosome 3, ASM2621246v1, whole genome shotgun sequence, a single window of DNA contains:
- the LOC130808092 gene encoding uncharacterized protein LOC130808092 isoform X1, with amino-acid sequence MMTMETQNPLKEAAIRGDVGFLKNCIASNKPHHYYLTLFPISHSEARIHGNIFHLAALENREHFIRVAIELLPFQTKQQLILQQRDEEKSNPLHLAASIGNQNIVKLFLNVFRSSPSSECDGKPWLQKNNLGQTPCHIALTSGHEDCGLEILRMDMELVCNMVDNEGNSLLFAAVAEGFSMFAMEILKFANRFSCSGSDGYTPLHYVTWCSEGEDICRLLLKRDLKLIRQISVDGFSAFHIWAKQGKLWPFERLLKSIDIIPDVRRVFVDLIFITDYEKGLNPLHVLATHTFNEHDAVEIAQLLTDAYKLETKTEGSSISRDDAPWLAHDKEGCTPLSMAIKNGYENLAMYFLLMDHNVLMKCKENALVLAIKKGCHEVVDLILEIVDKHGWRRLLTDDEECNALHLAPLCKRSFKRLLDRQPELLEGVSKDNTTILHSWVEIGELWAFEHVFLCKETDHQCRIDFIKLISACDHNDRNTPLHVAAKTAHEATEQLVKLLVETYKAETPNWVFRRPLSLPWLQQNKDGDGPMHVALRHKREKLALYILSLHNDRHITELLDYYEPVHKTVFLAIEKNCFLVAKEILTKIFQKENWSKYVTDSSDGRTVLHLAANCIGEEFGRWLVNEASVLINQADKNGTTALEVASEVGAASFVKAVLEKDSGVFNSAPLAWVKACAKGHISVIRVFIDYYPGKFSDHCIQHQDSPLHHIQLRNITAYEQFFELPGMKNLINVQDSQGATPLHQAIRNRNILLTETLLNMDKIRYNIKDQENQTARDLLEEACECKEQPEWDHMCRSIGFDPRIKTSYFQHKTNLLDVRNTLSVVAALLATITFTAGFTLPGGFNQENGEAILAKKAAFLIFIISDTVAMCCSMLVLICLIWSMVYDSNKSLFLIDRSMTLLMVALYCTLLTFMTGVYIVISPKSLWAAIFIIVICSLIGISANRTFLYKLLDKFIPSANKEPGDRFRLLEMGKLCRAGNSCLKCN; translated from the exons ATGATGACCATGGAAACACAAAATCCACTCAAGGAAGCAGCCATTAGAGGAGATGTAGGCTTCCTAAAAAACTGTATTGCCTCCAATAAACCACACCATTATTACTTAACTTTGTTTCCAATCAGCCATTCCGAAGCTCGAATTCATGGCAACATCTTCCATTTAGCCGCTTTAGAAAACAGAGAACATTTCATAAGAGTGGCAATCGAGCTTTTACCATTTCAAACCAAACAACAGCTTATTCTCCAACAGCGCGACGAAGAAAAATCAAATCCTTTACACTTAGCAGCTTCAATCGGTAATCAAAACATAGTAAAGTTGTTTTTAAATGTGTTTCGATCATCTCCATCTTCAGAATGTGATGGGAAACCATGGTTACAGAAGAATAATTTGGGACAAACCCCTTGCCATATCGCTCTAACAAGTGGTCATGAAGATTGTGGGTTGGAAATACTTAGAATGGATATGGAGTTGGTTTGTAATATGGTTGATAATGAGGGTAATAGTTTGCTTTTTGCAGCGGTTGCTGAAGGATTTAGTATGTTTGCAATGGAGATTTTGAAATTCGCTAATAGGTTTAGTTGTAGTGGATCTGATGGATATACTCCTTTGCACTATGTGACATGGTGCTCAG AAGGAGAAGACATTTGTAGGTTGCTGTTGAAAAGAGATCTAAAGCTAATTAGACAAATATCTGTAGATGGATTTTCTGCATTCCATATTTGGGCAAAGCAAGGTAAACTATGGCCATTTGAACGTCTTCTGAAGAGCATTGATATTATCCCTGATGTCAGGAGGGTTTTTGTCGACTTAATCTTTATAACTGATTATGAGAAGGGTTTAAACCCTCTTCATGTTCTGGCTACACATACTTTTAACGAACACGATGCAGTCGAAATAGCACAACTCCTTACAGATGCTTACAAACTGGAAACAAAAACAGAAGGATCGAGCATCTCAAGAGATGATGCTCCATGGCTGGCACATGACAAGGAAGGATGCACACCTCTGTCCATGGCAATTAAGAATGGATATGAAAATTTGGCAATGTATTTCTTGTTGATGGATCACAATGTGCTAATGAAGTGTAAGGAAAATGCTTTGGTTTTGGCGATCAAAAAGGGTTGTCATGAAGTTGTGGACTTGATTTTGGAGATAGTAGATAAGCATGGCTGGAGAAGACTACTTACGGATGATGAAGAGTGTAATGCGTTGCATCTTGCACCATTATGCAAAA GATCATTTAAGAGACTGCTTGACAGGCAACCAGAGTTGTTAGAAGGAGTTTCCAAAGACAATACTACAATATTACATAGTTGGGTAGAGATAGGTGAATTATGGGCATTTGAGCATGTATTTCTATGCAAAGAAACTGATCATCAGTGTAGAATTGATTTCATCAAACTAATTTCTGCTTGTGATCATAATGATCGGAACACACCTCTTCATGTTGCTGCGAAAACCGCGCATGAAGCAACAGAGCAACTTGTGAAACTCCTTGTAGAAACTTACAAGGCCGAGACACCTAATTGGGTGTTCCGTAGACCACTTTCCTTACCATGGTTACAACAGAATAAAGATGGTGATGGACCTATGCACGTAGCTTTGCGTCACAAACGTGAAAAACTTGCCTTGTATATATTGTCACTTCATAATGATAGACATATCACGGAACTATTGGATTACTACGAGCCAGTGCACAAAACTGTTTTCCTAGCAATAGAGAAGAATTGTTTTCTAGTTGCCAAAGAGATATTGACCAAAATATTTCAGAAGGAAAACTGGTCTAAATATGTTACAGATTCCTCTGATGGGCGCACTGTCTTGCATCTTGCTGCGAATTGCATTG GCGAAGAATTCGGTAGATGGTTGGTTAATGAAGCATCAGTGCTCATCAACCAAGCTGATAAGAACGGCACTACAGCTCTGGAGGTTGCATCTGAAGTCGGTGCTGCATCTTTTGTTAAAGCAGTCTTAGAGAAGGATTCTGGAGTGTTTAATAGTGCACCACTGGCTTGGGTAAAAGCATGTGCCAAAGGCCACATATCAGTTATTCGTGTCTTCATAGACTATTATCCTGGAAAGTTTAGTGATCATTGTATTCAACATCAAGATTCACCGTTGCATCACATACAACTTCGAAATATAACAGCATATGAACAGTTTTTCGAACTTCCAGGCATGAAAAATCTAATCAACGTTCAAGATTCTCAAGGAGCAACACCTTTGCATCAAGCAATAAGAAATCGGAACATTTTGTTGACTGAAACCTTACTCAACATGGATAAGATAAGATACAACATCAAGGATCAGGAAAATCAAACTGCTAGAGATTTGTTGGAAGAAGCTTGTGAGTGCAAGGAACAACCTGAATGG GACCATATGTGCAGAAGTATTGGATTTGATCCGAGGATAAAAACTTCATACTTTCAACATAAGACGAATTTGTTAGATGTTCGTAATACACTATCTGTGGTGGCAGCTCTACTAGCCACTATCACATTCACTGCTGGATTCACTCTCCCAGGTGGATTTAATCAAGAGAATGGAGAAGCAATATTGGCTAAGAAGGcagcttttttaatttttatcatatctGATACGGTAGCAATGTGTTGTTCAATGTTGGTACTGATATGCCTCATATGGTCTATGGTTTACGATTCTAATAAGTCTCTGTTCTTGATTGATCGAAGTATGACGTTACTGATGGTAGCGCTTTACTGCACATTATTGACGTTTATGACTGGAGTTTACATAGTTATCTCCCCAAAGTCTCTGTGGGCGGCCATCTTTATTATAGTCATCTGCTCTCTCATTGGAATTTCAGCTAATAGGACTTTTTTGTACAAACTCCTAGATAAGTTCATTCCTTCTGCAAACAAGGAGCCTGGAGATCGATTTCGTTTACTGGAAATG GGGAAACTTTGCAGAGCAGGCAATAGCTGTTTAAAATGCAATTGA
- the LOC130808092 gene encoding uncharacterized protein LOC130808092 isoform X2 yields MMTMETQNPLKEAAIRGDVGFLKNCIASNKPHHYYLTLFPISHSEARIHGNIFHLAALENREHFIRVAIELLPFQTKQQLILQQRDEEKSNPLHLAASIGNQNIVKLFLNVFRSSPSSECDGKPWLQKNNLGQTPCHIALTSGHEDCGLEILRMDMELVCNMVDNEGNSLLFAAVAEGFSMFAMEILKFANRFSCSGSDGYTPLHYVTWCSEGEDICRLLLKRDLKLIRQISVDGFSAFHIWAKQGKLWPFERLLKSIDIIPDVRRVFVDLIFITDYEKGLNPLHVLATHTFNEHDAVEIAQLLTDAYKLETKTEGSSISRDDAPWLAHDKEGCTPLSMAIKNGYENLAMYFLLMDHNVLMKCKENALVLAIKKGCHEVVDLILEIVDKHGWRRLLTDDEECNALHLAPLCKKGSFKRLLDRQPELLEGVSKDNTTILHSWVEIGELWAFEHVFLCKETDHQCRIDFIKLISACDHNDRNTPLHVAAKTAHEATEQLVKLLVETYKAETPNWVFRRPLSLPWLQQNKDGDGPMHVALRHKREKLALYILSLHNDRHITELLDYYEPVHKTVFLAIEKNCFLVAKEILTKIFQKENWSKYVTDSSDGRTVLHLAANCIGEEFGRWLVNEASVLINQADKNGTTALEVASEVGAASFVKAVLEKDSGVFNSAPLAWVKACAKGHISVIRVFIDYYPGKFSDHCIQHQDSPLHHIQLRNITAYEQFFELPGMKNLINVQDSQGATPLHQAIRNRNILLTETLLNMDKIRYNIKDQENQTARDLLEEACECKEQPEWDHMCRSIGFDPRIKTSYFQHKTNLLDVRNTLSVVAALLATITFTAGFTLPGGFNQENGEAILAKKAAFLIFIISDTVAMCCSMLVLICLIWSMVYDSNKSLFLIDRSMTLLMVALYCTLLTFMTGVYIVISPKSLWAAIFIIVICSLIGISANRTFLYKLLDKFIPSANKEPGDRFRLLEMGKLCRAGNSCLKCN; encoded by the exons ATGATGACCATGGAAACACAAAATCCACTCAAGGAAGCAGCCATTAGAGGAGATGTAGGCTTCCTAAAAAACTGTATTGCCTCCAATAAACCACACCATTATTACTTAACTTTGTTTCCAATCAGCCATTCCGAAGCTCGAATTCATGGCAACATCTTCCATTTAGCCGCTTTAGAAAACAGAGAACATTTCATAAGAGTGGCAATCGAGCTTTTACCATTTCAAACCAAACAACAGCTTATTCTCCAACAGCGCGACGAAGAAAAATCAAATCCTTTACACTTAGCAGCTTCAATCGGTAATCAAAACATAGTAAAGTTGTTTTTAAATGTGTTTCGATCATCTCCATCTTCAGAATGTGATGGGAAACCATGGTTACAGAAGAATAATTTGGGACAAACCCCTTGCCATATCGCTCTAACAAGTGGTCATGAAGATTGTGGGTTGGAAATACTTAGAATGGATATGGAGTTGGTTTGTAATATGGTTGATAATGAGGGTAATAGTTTGCTTTTTGCAGCGGTTGCTGAAGGATTTAGTATGTTTGCAATGGAGATTTTGAAATTCGCTAATAGGTTTAGTTGTAGTGGATCTGATGGATATACTCCTTTGCACTATGTGACATGGTGCTCAG AAGGAGAAGACATTTGTAGGTTGCTGTTGAAAAGAGATCTAAAGCTAATTAGACAAATATCTGTAGATGGATTTTCTGCATTCCATATTTGGGCAAAGCAAGGTAAACTATGGCCATTTGAACGTCTTCTGAAGAGCATTGATATTATCCCTGATGTCAGGAGGGTTTTTGTCGACTTAATCTTTATAACTGATTATGAGAAGGGTTTAAACCCTCTTCATGTTCTGGCTACACATACTTTTAACGAACACGATGCAGTCGAAATAGCACAACTCCTTACAGATGCTTACAAACTGGAAACAAAAACAGAAGGATCGAGCATCTCAAGAGATGATGCTCCATGGCTGGCACATGACAAGGAAGGATGCACACCTCTGTCCATGGCAATTAAGAATGGATATGAAAATTTGGCAATGTATTTCTTGTTGATGGATCACAATGTGCTAATGAAGTGTAAGGAAAATGCTTTGGTTTTGGCGATCAAAAAGGGTTGTCATGAAGTTGTGGACTTGATTTTGGAGATAGTAGATAAGCATGGCTGGAGAAGACTACTTACGGATGATGAAGAGTGTAATGCGTTGCATCTTGCACCATTATGCAAAA AAGGATCATTTAAGAGACTGCTTGACAGGCAACCAGAGTTGTTAGAAGGAGTTTCCAAAGACAATACTACAATATTACATAGTTGGGTAGAGATAGGTGAATTATGGGCATTTGAGCATGTATTTCTATGCAAAGAAACTGATCATCAGTGTAGAATTGATTTCATCAAACTAATTTCTGCTTGTGATCATAATGATCGGAACACACCTCTTCATGTTGCTGCGAAAACCGCGCATGAAGCAACAGAGCAACTTGTGAAACTCCTTGTAGAAACTTACAAGGCCGAGACACCTAATTGGGTGTTCCGTAGACCACTTTCCTTACCATGGTTACAACAGAATAAAGATGGTGATGGACCTATGCACGTAGCTTTGCGTCACAAACGTGAAAAACTTGCCTTGTATATATTGTCACTTCATAATGATAGACATATCACGGAACTATTGGATTACTACGAGCCAGTGCACAAAACTGTTTTCCTAGCAATAGAGAAGAATTGTTTTCTAGTTGCCAAAGAGATATTGACCAAAATATTTCAGAAGGAAAACTGGTCTAAATATGTTACAGATTCCTCTGATGGGCGCACTGTCTTGCATCTTGCTGCGAATTGCATTG GCGAAGAATTCGGTAGATGGTTGGTTAATGAAGCATCAGTGCTCATCAACCAAGCTGATAAGAACGGCACTACAGCTCTGGAGGTTGCATCTGAAGTCGGTGCTGCATCTTTTGTTAAAGCAGTCTTAGAGAAGGATTCTGGAGTGTTTAATAGTGCACCACTGGCTTGGGTAAAAGCATGTGCCAAAGGCCACATATCAGTTATTCGTGTCTTCATAGACTATTATCCTGGAAAGTTTAGTGATCATTGTATTCAACATCAAGATTCACCGTTGCATCACATACAACTTCGAAATATAACAGCATATGAACAGTTTTTCGAACTTCCAGGCATGAAAAATCTAATCAACGTTCAAGATTCTCAAGGAGCAACACCTTTGCATCAAGCAATAAGAAATCGGAACATTTTGTTGACTGAAACCTTACTCAACATGGATAAGATAAGATACAACATCAAGGATCAGGAAAATCAAACTGCTAGAGATTTGTTGGAAGAAGCTTGTGAGTGCAAGGAACAACCTGAATGG GACCATATGTGCAGAAGTATTGGATTTGATCCGAGGATAAAAACTTCATACTTTCAACATAAGACGAATTTGTTAGATGTTCGTAATACACTATCTGTGGTGGCAGCTCTACTAGCCACTATCACATTCACTGCTGGATTCACTCTCCCAGGTGGATTTAATCAAGAGAATGGAGAAGCAATATTGGCTAAGAAGGcagcttttttaatttttatcatatctGATACGGTAGCAATGTGTTGTTCAATGTTGGTACTGATATGCCTCATATGGTCTATGGTTTACGATTCTAATAAGTCTCTGTTCTTGATTGATCGAAGTATGACGTTACTGATGGTAGCGCTTTACTGCACATTATTGACGTTTATGACTGGAGTTTACATAGTTATCTCCCCAAAGTCTCTGTGGGCGGCCATCTTTATTATAGTCATCTGCTCTCTCATTGGAATTTCAGCTAATAGGACTTTTTTGTACAAACTCCTAGATAAGTTCATTCCTTCTGCAAACAAGGAGCCTGGAGATCGATTTCGTTTACTGGAAATG GGGAAACTTTGCAGAGCAGGCAATAGCTGTTTAAAATGCAATTGA